From the Pseudomonas monsensis genome, the window ACGCATGGCCGCCGGCATCGAAACCCGGCATGACGTAGTGCTGGTGTTCAAGGATGGCGAATCGTATCGCCTCGTGCCGCCAGCCCTTTCCTATATCGCTGATTCCGCAACCCCCGGTTACCAGTCACGGCCAGCACCGGAGTGCCTGAAACCGCGGCATGGCCGCTATCTGTTCAACCGTCCACAGGTGACTGAACGCCATCTGCTGCCCGTGCATCCCGGCAAGGTCGACATCAATTCAACGCAGCATAAGGGCAAGTACGCCCTACAGGGTCAAAGCTCGATCTACGACGTCTATCCGTCGAGCAACGCGATCATCAGCCTGTCGACCCCCGGCGCTCAGGCCAGGACCGCCAACGCGTCGACCTGGACGTTCTACAGCACACGGATGACCGAAACGGTCACCCGCAGCGATATCCGCCTCAGTGGCAATGAACTGCATGTCGCCAGCGTGTTGATCGAATTGCCCGACATCGACGAAGAAACCCCCGTGGAGTCCATCAGTGTGGCGACGTCATCCGGGAACATTTATGAAGTGTCGCTGCTGTTCGAAGTGTTGCAGCTCTACGTCATCGAAGCCCGGGGCTATGCCACGCTGGCGGCGCTGCTGGAGGACATCCGGCAACACCGGGAACGCCACGAACTGGCTTCGCAGGTGTTCGTCTTGAACATCGGCTCCACCGCCGAAAAAAGCGGTCATATCTATTACAACGCGAGCAAGGACTACTGGGGCATCGACAGCGACTTGAGCTATCGGATCAAACCGCAAGACCTGGTGATAAACCGCGCACTGATCGCCTGATGCGCAGCTCAGGCGAATAACTCACCTTGCAACTCATCCAGCAGTGCCTGAATGGCATCCAGGCGCTGTTGCGGATCATCCAGTTGCAGCAGGTCGATCTTGTCTTCTTCGGCAAAGGGCAACAGGTAGGCCAACTGATTGGCCAGTGACTGCTGACCAGGCGCGTCGGTGCCCATGTTCAGCGCCTCGACCATCGGATGCTCGGCCAGGGCCTTGAGCAGCGCCACCAGGTCGGCGTCTTCTTCCTGCAAGGGTTGCTCCGGCTCGTCGTCCAGCCACTCGACGTCAGCGAGAATCAATTGGTCGCGCTGCACTTCGGTGCGCAGCACATGGAAGCGGCGCCCGCCCTGCACGCGAATCCCCAACAGCCCGTTGTCCTGCTGCTGGAAATCGGTGATCAGCGCTTCGCAGCCGACCAGCGCAAAACCCTGCGGCGCGAGGCCGACTTCGCTACCGTCGAGGATGCACACCACGCCGAAGCCGCCGCCCTGTTTCATGCAACGACCGATCATGTCCAGGTAGCGCGCCTCGAAGATCTGCAAGTCGAGATTGCAACCGGGAAACAGCACTGTGTTCAGCGGAAAAAGCGGCAGGCTCATAGACATTTCCTTAGACCACCATCGACACCGCCAACGGCAGGAACACCGCCGTGGCCACGCCCATCAGACTCATTGCCAGCGCCGCGAAGGCGCCGCACTCATCACTTTCCTGCAACGCCACCGAGGTGCCGACGGCGTGGGCTGTCATGCCCAACGCCATGCCGCGCGCCTCGGGGCTGTGTACGCCAAGGCGGGTCAACAGTGCCGGGCCGAAGATCGCGCCGATCACCCCGGTGATCAGCACGAACACCGCCGCCAGCGCCGCGACGCCACCGATCTGCTCGGCCACCAGCATGGCAATCGGCGAGGTCACCGACTTCGGCGCCATGGTCATCAGGATCATGTGCTCGGCGCCGAACCACCAGCCGAGCAACACGCCCATGCCCGTCGCGACCACACCACCTATCACCAGCGTAGTAAAAATCGGCCAGAACAATTGGCGGATGCGTTTGAGGTTGAGATACAGCGGCACCGCCAGCGCCACTGTCGCCGGGCCCAGCAGAATGCTGAGGATCTCGGTGCTCTTGCGGTACTCGGCGTAAGTCAGGCCGCAGCTGACCAGCACCCCAATCACCAACAGCATGGAGACCAGCACCGGTTGCAGAAAGATCCAGCGGGTTTTCTCGAACGCCGCCAGCACCAGTTGATAAGCACCGAGGGTGATGCCGATGCCGAACAGCGGATGGTGAATCACCGACGCCCAGGCGCCGTGCCAGTCGAAGAGCATCAGGATTCCTCCGATGGCGCTACATGACGCCGGACCAGACGCTGCATCAAGACCCCGGCGAAGGCCATCGACAGAATCAGCGAGACCACCAGTGCGCCGACAATCGCCCAGAAATCCGCGGCAATTGCCGAGGCGTACACCATCACACCCACGGCTGGCGGCACCAGCAGCAAGGGCAGATAGCGCAACAGACTGCCGGCCGCGAGGTTCAACGGCTCGCCGACTTCCCCGCGAACGATCAGGAACACCAGCAGCAACAGCAGGCCGATGATCGGCCCCGGCAGCACCGGCAACAGCAAGTGATTGAGCGCCGTGCCGAGCAATTGAAACAGCACCAGCAGGGTCAGGCCACGTAACAACATCTGACATCTCCGACAAAAAGCGCCGAGCATTATAAGCACGCCTGCGCTATGGATCGGCATTCGCCAAAAGCATGGTCGGTTGACCGGAGCAAATCGCCATGATGATCTACAGTGGTTCGCAGGGCGGTCAAATCCCCCACCTGAAAAACTATAAAACCGATGAACCCAAGGAGAGTCTCAATGCCCTATGTTCCCGTTGCAGAGCTCAAAGATTATGTCGGCAAGGAACTCGGACGTTCCGAATGGCTCACTATCGATCAGGAACGCATCAACCTGTTCGCCGAAGCCACCGGTGATTATCAGTTCATTCACGTCGACCCGGTCAAAGCCGCGCAAACGCCATTTGGCAGCACCATTGCCCACGGTTTCCTGTCGTTGTCGCTAATCCCCAAATTGATGGAAGACATCCTGATCCTGCCGCAAGGCGTGAAGATGGTGGTCAACTACGGTCTGGACAGCGTGCGCTTCATCCAGCCGGTGAAAGTCAATTCGAAAGTCCGTCTGAAGGTCGATCTGGGCGAAGTGACCGAGAAAAAACCCGGCCAGTGGCTGCTCAAGGCCACCGCGACACTGGAGATAGAAGGCTCGGACAAACCGGCCTATATCGCCGAGCCACTGTCGCTCTGCTTCGTCTGATGGTTCTGGATGCGAAGCAGCGCACGCTGTTTCGCGTCAACACTGTTTTACCGGCTGCAATAGGTCACACAGCTGCGGCATACTCGGTCGCCTAATTGCCCGGATCCCGCTATGCGCTCACTCGCGACTCTTGCCCCCCTTGCCTTGACTCTGTTGCTGGCCGCTTGCGGCGACGGCGAATCGCTGTTGCCGCCGGATGCGCGTCTGCCGGACGGCGGGCGCTATCGCGGTGAGCTGGTCAATGGCTTGCTGCAAGGTCAAGGCCGCGTCGACTATCCCAACGGCAGTTGGTACGCCGGGCAGTTCGACAAGGGCCAGTGGCATGGCCAGGGCGAATGGCACGGCAGCAATGGCGAGGTTTATCGCGGTCAGTTCCAGCAGGGATTATTCGATGGCCAGGGCAGCCTGACCACCAATGCCAGCAGCTACACCGGCGGTTTCAAACAGGGCCGGCGCGACGGCGAAGGTACGCTGAAAGAAAACGCCATGACCTACCGTGGCGAGTTCAAGGCCGATCAATATTCGGGGCTCGGCCGCCTGGAAATGGACGACGGCAGTTCCTATCAAGGCCAGTTCGCCCACGGCAAGCCCAACGGCGAAGGCCAGCGCGGCGATGCCAGCGGCAATTCGTTCAGTGGCCACTTCGTCAATGGTCAGCTGGAGGGCAATGGCACCTTCAACAGTGCCGACGGCGACATCTATGTCGGCGGCTTCAAGAACAATCAACTGCACGGCAAAGGTCGTTACGAAAACGCTGACGGCGATGTCTGGCTCGGCCAGTTCAAGGAAGGCGCGCTGACCGGCAAGGGCGAACTGATCGGTGCCGACGGCAGCCACTACATCGGCACGTTCAGCGACTGGCGCTTCAGCGGTCAGGGGCGCTTGAACCTGTCCGACGGCAGTTTCTACATCGGCGGCTTCGACAACGACAGCTATGCGGGACGCGGCACCCTGGTGCTCACCGATGGCACCGTGATGAGCGGCACCTGGATCAACGGCCA encodes:
- a CDS encoding LON peptidase substrate-binding domain-containing protein, which gives rise to MSLPLFPLNTVLFPGCNLDLQIFEARYLDMIGRCMKQGGGFGVVCILDGSEVGLAPQGFALVGCEALITDFQQQDNGLLGIRVQGGRRFHVLRTEVQRDQLILADVEWLDDEPEQPLQEEDADLVALLKALAEHPMVEALNMGTDAPGQQSLANQLAYLLPFAEEDKIDLLQLDDPQQRLDAIQALLDELQGELFA
- a CDS encoding LrgB family protein, giving the protein MLFDWHGAWASVIHHPLFGIGITLGAYQLVLAAFEKTRWIFLQPVLVSMLLVIGVLVSCGLTYAEYRKSTEILSILLGPATVALAVPLYLNLKRIRQLFWPIFTTLVIGGVVATGMGVLLGWWFGAEHMILMTMAPKSVTSPIAMLVAEQIGGVAALAAVFVLITGVIGAIFGPALLTRLGVHSPEARGMALGMTAHAVGTSVALQESDECGAFAALAMSLMGVATAVFLPLAVSMVV
- a CDS encoding CidA/LrgA family protein: MLLRGLTLLVLFQLLGTALNHLLLPVLPGPIIGLLLLLVFLIVRGEVGEPLNLAAGSLLRYLPLLLVPPAVGVMVYASAIAADFWAIVGALVVSLILSMAFAGVLMQRLVRRHVAPSEES
- a CDS encoding MaoC family dehydratase, with the protein product MPYVPVAELKDYVGKELGRSEWLTIDQERINLFAEATGDYQFIHVDPVKAAQTPFGSTIAHGFLSLSLIPKLMEDILILPQGVKMVVNYGLDSVRFIQPVKVNSKVRLKVDLGEVTEKKPGQWLLKATATLEIEGSDKPAYIAEPLSLCFV
- a CDS encoding C13 family peptidase, whose amino-acid sequence is MRSLATLAPLALTLLLAACGDGESLLPPDARLPDGGRYRGELVNGLLQGQGRVDYPNGSWYAGQFDKGQWHGQGEWHGSNGEVYRGQFQQGLFDGQGSLTTNASSYTGGFKQGRRDGEGTLKENAMTYRGEFKADQYSGLGRLEMDDGSSYQGQFAHGKPNGEGQRGDASGNSFSGHFVNGQLEGNGTFNSADGDIYVGGFKNNQLHGKGRYENADGDVWLGQFKEGALTGKGELIGADGSHYIGTFSDWRFSGQGRLNLSDGSFYIGGFDNDSYAGRGTLVLTDGTVMSGTWINGQRVRDADGKLLPDTLELGLLAQGRLLDDALAAIPASTPAVELYTLTLGGDGKQSVFLRESDYVANMLNTRFGAYGQIRLVNHRDHLGDRPMATRENLRRAAQTLAERSGPEDLLFIYLTSHGTAEHELVLDQPRMELADLPADELAAVLAPLKNRDKIIVISSCYSGGFIPALKDEHTLIMTASRADRVSFGCSEEANFTYFGDALFAQALNQTDDLEQAFKLARATVAERELADNFEASEPQIWAPKAVLSHWQLLRKQQARKALQSAALNDGATKSN